The Tripterygium wilfordii isolate XIE 37 chromosome 4, ASM1340144v1, whole genome shotgun sequence genome has a window encoding:
- the LOC119997547 gene encoding uncharacterized methyltransferase At2g41040, chloroplastic-like: MAVASSPLNQALFPKHPSFHRNSRFRPRLQCSSARFPSAAIRASFAVAVKSELSTAHKEAYEAELFACPICYEPLIRKGPPGFNLPAIYRSGFKCEKCDKSYSSKNVYLDLTITAGMKDYTEVKPDGTEFFRGPLISFLYERGWRQNFSQSGFPGPDEEFKMAQEFFKPAEGGLLVDISCGSGLFSRKFAKSGSYSRVVALDFSENMLHQCYDFIKKDDTLSTTNLALVRADVSRLPFRSGSVDAVHAGAALHCWPSPSNAAAEICRILRSGGVFVGTTFLFSSSSIPWFLRPLQQRALQSYNYFTKEEIEDLFTSCGFTNYTSKVQQSFIMFSAQKH, translated from the exons ATGGCGGTAGCTTCTTCCCCCCTGAACCAAGCCTTGTTTCCCAAACACCCTTCATTTCATAGGAATTCCAGATTCCGTCCTCGTCTTCAGTGTTCTTCAGCTCGGTTTCCATCCGCTGCTATTCGTGCGAGCTTTGCTGTTGCTGTAAAGTCG GAATTAAGCACTGCTCACAAGGAAGCATATGAGGCTGAGTTGTTTGCATGCCCAATTTGTTATGAACCACTCATAAGAAAAGGGCCTCCAGGTTTTAACTT GCCAGCAATCTACAGGTCTGGTTTCAAGTGTGAAAAGTGCGACAAATCATACTCCAGCAAAAACGTGTACTTGGATCTCACTATCACTGCTGGAATGAAGGACTACACTGAAGTTAAACCAGATGGTACGGAGTTTTTCCG GGGTCCGCTTATTTCTTTTCTATATGAAAGAGGGTGGCGTCAAAATTTTAGTCAAAGTGGCTTTCCTGGTCCTGATGAAGAG TTCAAAATGGCTCAGGAATTTTTCAAGCCTGCAGAAGGTGGTCTTTTGGTAGATATTAGCTGTGGGAGTGGTTTGTTTTCCCGAAAATTTGCCAAATCAGGCAGCTATTCTCGAGTAGTTGCACTTGACTTTTCTGAAAACATGCTTCACCAATGTTATGATTTCATAAAGAAAGATGATACGCTTTCAACCAC CAATCTTGCTCTTGTTAGGGCAGATGTTTCTAGGCTTCCCTTCAGATCAGGTTCAGTTGATGCTGTTCATGCTGGTGCAGCCTTACATTGCTGGCCATCTCCTTCTAATGCA GCTGCTGAAATCTGTCGTATTTTGAGAAGTGGTGGAGTTTTTGTTGGAACCACGTTTCTTTTTAGCTCTTCATCTATTCCCTGGTTTTTACGGCCTTTACAACAG AGGGCTTTGCAGAGCTACAACTATTTCACTAAAGAAGAGATTGAGGACTTGTTCACATCATGTGGATTTACCAACTACACAAGCAAAGTTCAACAATCTTTCATCATGTTCTCTGCTCAGAAGCATTGA
- the LOC119997546 gene encoding uncharacterized methyltransferase At2g41040, chloroplastic-like, which yields MAVASSPLNQALFPKQPSFHRNSRFRPRLQCSSARFPSAAIRASFAVAVKSELNTAHKEAYEAEMFACPICYEPLIRKGPPGFNLPAIYRSGFKCEKCDKSYSSKNVYLDLTITAGMKDYTEVKPDSTELFRSPLVSFLYERGWRQNFNHSGFPGADEEFKMAQEFFKPAEGGLLVDISCGSGLFSRKFAKSGSYSRVVALDFSENMLRECYDFMKKDDTLSTTNLALVRADVSRLPFRSGSVDAVHAGAALHCWPSPSNAAAESCRILRSGGVFVGTTFLRNASSTPWFIRTLQQRGLHSYNYFTKEEIEDLFTSCGFTNFTSKVQQSFIMFSAQKH from the exons ATGGCGGTAGCTTCTTCCCCCCTGAACCAAGCCTTGTTTCCTAAACAACCTTCATTTCATAGGAATTCCCGATTCCGTCCTCGTCTTCAGTGTTCTTCAGCTCGGTTTCCATCCGCTGCTATTCGTGCGAGCTTTGCTGTTGCTGTAAAGTCG GAATTAAACACTGCTCACAAGGAAGCATATGAGGCTGAGATGTTTGCATGCCCAATTTGTTATGAACCACTCATAAGAAAAGGGCCTCCAGGTTTTAACTT GCCAGCAATCTACAGGTCTGGTTTCAAGTGTGAAAAGTGCGACAAATCATACTCCAGCAAAAACGTCTACTTGGATCTCACTATCACTGCTGGAATGAAGGACTACACTGAAGTTAAACCAGATAGCACGGAGTTGTTTCG GAGTCCGCTTGTTTCTTTTCTATATGAAAGAGGGTGGCGTCAAAATTTTAATCATAGTGGCTTTCCTGGTGCTGATGAAGAG TTCAAAATGGCTCAGGAATTTTTCAAACCTGCAGAAGGTGGTCTTTTGGTAGATATTAGCTGTGGGAGTGGTTTGTTTTCCCGAAAATTTGCCAAATCAGGCAGCTATTCTCGAGTAGTTGCACTTGACTTTTCTGAAAACATGCTTCGCGAATGTTATGATTTCATGAAGAAAGATGATACGCTCTCAACCAC CAATCTTGCTCTTGTTAGGGCAGATGTTTCTAGGCTTCCCTTCAGATCAGGTTCAGTTGATGCTGTTCATGCTGGTGCAGCCTTACATTGCTGGCCATCTCCTTCTAACGCA GCTGCTGAAAGCTGTCGTATTTTGAGAAGTGGTGGAGTTTTTGTTGGAACCACTTTTCTTCGTAACGCTTCATCTACTCCCTGGTTTATACGGACTTTACAACAG AGGGGTTTGCATAGCTACAACTATTTCACTAAAGAAGAGATTGAGGACTTGTTCACATCATGCGGATTTACCAACTTCACAAGCAAAGTTCAACAATCTTTCATCATGTTCTCCGCTCAGAAGCATTGA
- the LOC119997548 gene encoding uncharacterized protein LOC119997548 yields the protein MIMGIERPAWLEALHTEKFFVGCSYHETSKKNEKNICCLDCCISICPHCLPSHRHHRLLQVRRYVYHDVVRLEDLQKLIDCSNVQAYTINSAKVVFIKKRPQNRQFKGAGNYCTSCDRSLQEPYIHCSLGCKVDFVVKHYKDLSPFLRPCKSLKLSPDFLIPQFDNNVGEDEVMTNETANSTIVDSDEPMSWSSASGFSSSSSGSDNMSVACTTQIVRKKRSGVIYVCNRSAPNYKDEDMATSMNRRKGIPHRSPLC from the exons ATGATCATG GGAATTGAGAGGCCTGCATGGTTGGAAGCACTCCACACAGAGAAATTCTTCGTGGGTTGTTCATACCATGAAACATCaaagaagaatgagaagaaCATATGTTGTTTGGATTGTTGTATAAGTATATGCCCTCACTGTTTACCTTCTCATCGTCACCATAGGCTTCTTCAGGTTCGACGATACGTTTATCATGATGTTGTTAGATTGGAAGACCTTCAAAAGCTCATAGATTGCTCCAATGTtcag GCATATACTATCAACAGTGCAAAAGTGGTGTTTATCAAGAAGAGACCTCAGAACAGACAATTTAAAGGGGCTGGAAATTATTGTACTTCCTGTGACAGAAGTCTCCAAGAACCCTATATTCATTGCTCACTTGGATGCAAG GTGGATTTTGTGGTGAAACATTACAAGGACTTGTCTCCATTCCTAAGGCCATGCAAGTCTCTAAAACTAAGTCCAGACTTCTTGATTCCTCAATTTGACAACAACGTTGGAGAAGACGAAGTGATGACCAATGAGACAGCCAATTCGACAATTGTGGACTCCGATGAGCCAATGAGCTGGTCCTCGGCCTCGGgtttctcatcatcatcatcggggTCCGACAACATGAGCGTGGCATGCACGACCCAGATTGTCCGAAAGAAGAGAAGCGGAGTAATCTATGTGTGCAATAGATCAGCCCCAAATTATAAGGATGAAGACATGGCTACAAGCATGAATAGAAGGAAAGGCATTCCTCATAGATCTCCTTTGTGTTGA
- the LOC119997545 gene encoding uncharacterized protein LOC119997545, producing the protein MVRSCINSRKKKKSSCSLNSLTDDLLIEVLHRLSSGKLIYQCKTVCKRWCSLLSSPDFLRRTPIPSTVILNPYADYGQILLLDSDFGASISDPAQSFKFLTSCHDLLLVSPKEGDYRGTCCILNPFTMDFLPLPRMWSSVAVFGFVFEPYDYCCPPNTRYRFRVVRFPQFGYSTYQSNFEFQLYSSETNEWTNGCEMPMMLHKEDFAFLRLFSSPISFQGKLYWGSLRVLDLPAPPLPAPWTGFRAGCNISKCILSLWELNDHKTGCDQWSLVHQVFISELVSNDYRVVQELTTKSCPDIIPVALHPSDGDCVFLWIGGLILSCNMQNREMEVVGENPGFSNPCIQLEVPWGPAPRTLLQNPLT; encoded by the exons ATGGTGAGATCGTGTATCAATAgtcggaagaagaagaaatcgtCGTGTTCATTGAATTCCTTGACCGATGATTTATTGATTGAAGTTCTCCATCGTCTTTCTTCAGGAAAATTGATTTATCAATGCAAGACAGTATGCAAGCGTTGGTGCTCTCTCCTATCCTCTCCTGATTTTCTACGCCGGACTCCAATCCCATCCACAGTCATCCTGAATCCATATGCTGATTATGGGCAGATACTTCTTCTTGATTCAGATTTCGGAGCTAGTATTTCAGATCCTGCACAGAGTTTCAAATTTTTGACTTCATGTCACGACCTACTCCTAGTCTCTCCCAAAGAGGGCGACTATAGAGGTACCTGTTGCATCTTGAATCCATTCACTATGGATTTTCTTCCGCTCCCGAGGATGTGGAGCAGTGTTGCAGTGTTTGGGTTCGTTTTTGAACCCTATGATTATTGTTGCCCTCCAAATACGAGGTACCGATTTAGGGTCGTGCGCTTCCCTCAATTTGGATACAGTACTTACCAGTCAAATTTCGAATTCCAGCTTTATTCTTCTGAAACTAACGAATGGACCAATGGATGTGAGATGCCGATGATGCTGCACAAGGAAGATTTTGCCTTTCTCCGTCTCTTCTCTAGTCCTATCTCCTTTCAGGGAAAACTGTACTG GGGTAGTTTACGGGTGTTGGATTTGCCAGCTCCTCCTCTCCCTGCTCCTTGGACTGGTTTTCGTGCCGGGTGCAACATTTCAAAGTGCATTCTGAGCCTTTGGGAGCTCAATGATCATAAAACAGGATGTGATCAGTGGAGCTTAGTACATCAAGTCTTTATCAGTGAGCTAGTTTCAAACGATTATAGGGTCGTCCAGGAATTAACGACGAAAAGTTGTCCAGATATAATCCCAGTGGCATTGCATCCTAGTGATGGGGATTGCGTTTTTTTGTGGATTGGTGGGCTTATTCTGTCCTGCAATATGCAAAACAGAGAAATGGAAGTTGTCGGTGAGAAT